In the Arachis stenosperma cultivar V10309 chromosome 8, arast.V10309.gnm1.PFL2, whole genome shotgun sequence genome, agttgagaatgatgatgagtgtcacagatcatcacattcatccgggttaagagcaagtgatatcttagaatggaaacaagcatgattgaataagaaacagtagtaattgcattaatccatcaagacacagcagagctcctcacccccaaccatggggtttagagactcatgccgtggaaggtacaagaaatgtgtaaaaagtgttatgaggtcataaggttccgattacaatgtcaaaagatcctataaatagtaaactagtattctaaggtttacagaaatgagtaaatgacagaaaaatccacttccgggcccacttggtgtgtgcttgggctgagcaatgaagaaatttcgtgtagagaccttttctggagttaaacgccagctttcatgccagtttgggcgtttaactccaagttttatgccagttccggcgtttaacgctggaatttctgatgctgatttgctacgccggtttgggccatcaaatcttgggcaaagtatggactatcatatattgctggaaagcccaggatgtctactttccaatgccgttgagagcgcgccaattgggcttctgtagctccagaaaatctacttcgagtgcagggaggtcagaatccaacagcatctgcagtccttttcagtctctggatcagatttttgctcagaaccttcaatttcagccagaaaatacctgaaatcacaaaaaaacacacaaactcatagtaaagtccagaaaagtgaattttaactaaaaattaataaaaatatactaaaaactaactaaaagatactaaaaacatactaaaaacaatgccaaaaagcgtataaattatccgctcatcagcatcccttgacatatgtatccaagcaatacTTGAGTGTCGATCATGTGATTTGGGCATGCATCTAGTAGTTTGcgaaaccgttcccaatactcaTGGAGTGGTTCCATTTCACCTTGcacaatacaagacatttcTTTCCTTAGCCTATCCATCTTTTCCGGAGGTaggaatttatccaagaatcccCTTCTAAGCAAGTCCCAATCGGAGGTAACTTCACTAGAGAGGgtgtagaaccattctttagccttgtcctcaagagaaaaagggaaagcaaacaaccatatagcaacttcatcggaCCCTTCCCGTCTAGTAGTCGAGCATATGCGATGGAAGTCCTTGAGATGTCGAATGGGGTCTTGTGCGGGAAGCCCGTGAAACTTGGGTaagaggttgatcaaagcggtcttcAATTCGAAGTTCGCATTCAAGTTGGGGTGAGTTACgtgaaggggttgaaggacataatccggtgcacccgcttccttgatggtaactctccttggagcatccatggtattagtacctaaaacaaaagaagaattGTTAATGAGATTAATGGAAGTATGATtagtgccttctttgagtgacggttcaatgttcgcttctagtaaggtggttgaggtggtgaaagcctcttccccttttccaaacttaagccgcctccgagcttgtctaatatgaaGTAAAGTTCGTTTTATTTCCGGATCAAAAGGGACTAAGCTCGGATTcggttgtgaacgcgtcatgcaatgaagggAAAATGGAATTCATTGTAATGAATGAGGGGTTAGTCGCTTGAATTATTTACAATGAAATGcaactatgtacatatatacatgcttaatccaaacaataacatggcacactaggcaaaatccccggcaacggcgccattttgacgaatgaatttttgttggtatagaatttatcaagtgatcaatcgtagtatagtctaaaccaacgcgaaatccatcatcaaacaaatctacaatctatatccgagagtattaatctcccgagtcgttctcccttggaattgccaaagtgtgcatcttattgatttagTAAGCTTTGTTTGAGTTCTTTGAAGGTCTTAGCAAGTAATGAGgaacaaacaatcaattatcaaaaggGCTTGACTTAGGGTTGGCATTGGAAATCTTTATCATTGTAGTTCACTCAATGTTgataacaattaggccttgctccATTTAGTCATCCCCTAAGTATAGAGGAAAATCAAATGAgaacaatcaacttgagtcacaagtcctagcttcaccttatgggaatctagctttagtgcactccaagtcaattagcaatccctaaCTCTCAATCAACTATTGAGATAGCTACTCAATTTCTTCCAATGACCAAACCCTATGCTAAGTGCAAaaattctactccatagctagtattgacattttatcaaacatgtagTGAGCAAGAAGGAAGGTCATAGTAAAATGAGGAGAAAAGTAGAATTGAAGATATTGCAATACAAGGAATTAGTAACAATGAGGATCAAAATCTCAAACTATCAATGAAATCCTAAATTCATAGAGTTGAATCCTAGATCCAAGGAACTTCAGCAATTACAACTACAACTTGAAATTGGAAGAGAAAACCTAttacatgaacaaagtgaaatgaaagttgcaatggatctcaccaaggaatgagTAAAAATCCAGAATTTTGATGAAGAAGAACCCTAGTAAGAACTTGAGAGAAGttgatgaatcctagagagaagttggagtttctctctctaacaATGTAACTAACTCCAAAAAATtctcaaaaactaaaaaatatgaaCTAACTCCCCTCAACCTTTGCCCCCTTGGTCCTCTTATGCCTTTTCCCGCCAAAGCACTCCTCAAAAGTTAGGATCTCTAACCaactccacgcctaagtcacgtgacttctaaAAATATCATACTCGAACATCGGCGCGTACGCAcaaggtacgcgtgcgcgccatggATGCGGTTTTGGAGTGTGCGCGGAGGCGGaacgtacgcgtgcgcgtccatgagGATCCTGGCTCAGCCGCTACTCcagccggctcgtggcttggctcttagTCTCGGCTTCACGTTGCCCTCATCTGCGCGGGCGCgtcaggtgcgcgcacgcgcacatgcGGAAATCTCCAatgctcaattctcatgcttccttcctttgcACCCTTCTTCCTTATCTTTTCCTGTCCATTCCTACTCTATGCCCTGAAACCACTTAGCGcacaagtcacggcatcgaatggcatcaaggagagattagaaatgtatctattttactgcaaaataagcatgttttcctTCATGAGACAAAACTAGGAAAAGAATGCAAATCCTTATATTTTCATGCAGAAAATGTGTGAAATCATTGATAAACCCTTTTgaaattagcacaagataaactctcaaaatggggtttgtcagaTATCTCAAATCAGGCAAAAGAGAAGGCAATACAACTAGCAAGTTATATCATAATGTTCATCTCTACACCAggaataacatactaaaatttcataAGAAATGGAACAAATTTACTAAGTCAATGTGATCAAGGTTGGCTTGCCCTTTTTCCCcaaatttctcttctccttcgACGAAACCACGCTGCTACTGCTACTGCGTGCTTGCTACTTTCATTCAAAATGAATGAGGCTTCCTTACTCTCTCTCCGTGGCTCTATGCCACTTCctctctttatttatttatttttttttttgttttaaagttGTGGGCCCCACTTGGTTGGGGACCCACCAACACCAGGCCAGTTGTCACCGTCGATGATCTTGacctgcaatttaaattttaacatttcATGCGATAAACGTAACACAGCACCTACCGTTGCTTAAGATATGAAGTTccaatattaattaataattatcatTAAAATATAGAAGGATGGCTGCGAAAATATTATATTGCTAACATGTGGATGCCAAAATGTCAACAAAATATTCATGCAGACCGTGTCAagacaaaaatttaattaaaatgtcATTAAGAAAATGTCATTTTTCTTCTGAGAATCTGAATTCTAACATAGTTTGGAAATGGAAGCTCTCTGAATCAATTTATCAAACAGAAAGTGAACATTCTCGAAATATCAAGTTGCTAGCTTCACTCTAAGTGAGCATCTCTTGATCTAATCTTTGTTGTCTCTTATATCATTATATAAAATCCAAACGGCGAAACAAACGAGTATCtactttatatttataaattataattattttatagaTACTTGTTCGATTAAGTAAGTCTCAAAGTTTAAGGGTCCGtttgaaaaattctaaaagctattttttaaacttttgacttataaaaaattatattaatagtgtttagtataattttttagataaacttttaaatttttaaaaaattatttaagagtttttgaaaaaattaaaaaatatgactTCTCCTATTTTCAAAAGCTATTTTATCACTTCTATTTAATGCACAACTTTAAAACAAGAATTTCTATAATAACTtttcaaacacaaaataatttatttaaaagttGTTATTAATAAAATCCTTATATTTTAAACTCCTTTTTCAgaagaatttatttaaaaaatttagctaAATTGACCTAAGTATACATACAGcaatttattaactaataacAAATTCTTAACAGAGTTCAAATCTACAAGagttagttttttatttatcacTTTAGGCACCAAAAAATAGTTTATGGATATTATCATCAACAAAGTGATAGGTAATGGATTGGTAGCTAACTCTGTTGTATTCATATTGTATGTAACTAGTGCGTACGTAACCCATTTAATGTACGGGGTGGATACTGCAAAAGTgcaaaatataaattttctaCAATTAGTTGAAGTTTTTTCGTTACAAATAATGTCTAAAATTAATTAACCCCTATATTCATAGGACTTCTTTAACCATATAACacttattttatatatacatgtGAATCTATGATCAATTTTACCAAGAATAATCTAATTACAACTATATATAAATCACTACCACTTTTCCTATGTTCtaactttttcttcttcaatcttcaaACTCAACTAGAGCAAGACCCGCACAATGCACGAAGAGATAAATTATTTATACTATATaacatattttaataaatattatattaaaaatattttatagaacatattataaatagattttaaatttatttatttttaaaaaagacatAGGTTAATAActacattttcttttttttttttcatttttcgaTTTACATTAATGGCTACATTTTGTCTTTTCTTGCAGTTTTGTTtgtaaataatgaaaaaaataaataaatgagaatgaaaaatatataaaaatgttatattaaatttaagaaatttttgaCAATTAGTATAAGAGATTAAGAAATGAAGAGTAATAAGAGTCTTAATATATATAAGTTGTAGACTTTGAATATTTGtaactgaaattttttattattattattattattattattattattattataatttgtaactgaaattttttataattgtagAAGCAATACTGAACATGTGGAATAACAATTTGAAAGAGAGGAATACGTAAATATAAATTGTGGAAGAAGTACATCACATGTAAAATAGCAATTTATAATTTGATGATGAAATATTGCAATTGATAGTATATAGGGAACAATAATTTTAAATGCACATTAATTTTAGTAGTGACTGTTGGACAGAACCGTTTACAAAAGAGGAATACATAAATTTGTGCTACTTGCAATGAGTTCACAGTTAAAATGTTATTAtttataacaaataaataaggCTATTAAAAATGATATTGAACAATGAGAAGAGTAAACGGCAAAGTTGAAAATCTTTAGGAAGATATCGGACAAATTTCCCACGTTGGCGGCGGCGAATGGTGACGTTGTCGAGAGGAGAAATGGAGTTTGCCCTGGTTTCTACAATTTATGCAATGCGGCTCCGCCGGAGATGGACATCGCGATGTACAATTTGTTTTGAGGAAAAAACAATGGCTTATGGGACCGGAAGAGGATGGAGGAAATAGGATGGGACCGTAAGAGGATGGAGAAAATAGGGTCTTGGTACGGAGAGGTGCTAAGAGGGTGAGGGTTTGAGAAATGTAATAAGTTCTTTGGTTTTGAGAGCTTTTTGTTGAGTTAAATGTTAATTTGTGCTTTTGTTGTTTTAGAAATAAggattgatttgaaaaaaattaatttgttggtttttattgtgtttttttagttattttttgtgttttcttaATGTGAAAATAAAAGTTGATTTGAGTggtagattttaaaattttgccaAGTAAGCGTTGATgattagaagaagaaaaataacctAAAAGTAATTAAAAGTAATGTGAATAAACCTAtgtttatatattaaaaatagatagATTGTTCGACCTCGGATATTTGGGTGATTAATAGGAGAAATTTTTCCAAGGAGATTTGTAATTTAAGCATGAAAGTAAGAATGAAACGGAGAGGCACACAACACACTAGTGAAGATAGCCTCTGTTATGTGATGCGTGTATTTGCCTAACTATTGAGGTAGCCCCACATAGAGGAGGAGTATCGAAGAAGAAGCATAGGCTTTGATATAAAAGAAGCATCGCTAGACTAAACCACTCATACCTTTCTCGGCCTTTTGGCTAAGATCAAGTGTAGTATCTGTTCTTATCAGTTTAATATCTGATATGTGGGCCAATGGCTCACAcgatattaaatttattttttgaggGGGAGTAGCCACCATAGTAGCTTGCTACTGGTCCTCTCAAGCGTCGCCCATGCCTTACACTGCTGCAAGGGCCTGGCGCACCCCACCAAATCCAGTTTAAACATTTACGCCTCTGGCTGTGAGCCAATGAGTGGCATTTATGGTTAAGAGCCACAAATCTAGTTCTCCGAGGCTTCTTCCTGAAAGAACACAGCTGATGAGTGACCAATGAATTAACAGGGGGGGAATACTTTTATGGTTTTTCTGTTTAATGGTTCAACAAAAAATGGTTTAGTAAGGTTTTGATGCAATGCTTCCAATTGAAACTAAACAGAAGAAGGAGGAGCTGGGTTGGTCAAAGAGCAAGCTCATCTTCTCGAACCTTCGGATggcaaagaaaagaagaaacgCCGAGGCATGGCACAAGGACAAAGAAGTGCATACCAGATGTTCCTGAAGCAAGAATGCACTCTGTTGAAAAGTTGTAACTCGACCTCAACCGGAAAGGGTATTCTCCACACGGCTATCGATTCGTGGAGGAATGTCTCCGCTTGAGAAACAGGTACATAACATAACATTGAAATTCAACACATGTCTCAACCTTTCTCATTGCTATTCATGCAGCCATATGTGGATGAATTCAAGAACAACCAGGACAAGTTCAAGAAAGGAATGATTATTGATGACAATGAAGAGCACAAAATAATGCAAAATGAGAAGGAAGAGAAGAACATGGCTCCTATTAGTGTGTGTAATAGTGAGTACTACCAAGTAACTTCACAACCTGAGCCAGATAACAATAACCACACTACTCTCAACAACAATGCAGCAATAGGCTTAGCTTTTAATGTGACTGAAAAGTTTCTCGAGGATTCCGTGTTACTATTTGGCTTATAGATTGTTCAATGGATTTGCCGATCATGGAACCAAAGTAACTTATAGATGATCTTTTTGCTCTGAGGGAAGCCAAGGAAGGAACTAACTATGCATCAGAATCAGATAACAAACATCTTTATTCTTTAACTTCTTTTTTATGAATTGTAGGGTTTGATAACAAACAAAACACATTTTTAACATCTTCATTTGAGTAGGTGTCTTAGTATTAGTATATTCCATCACCGACTAGTTCTACAACCAAGTTTCTGGGGTTGCCGTTGCCACCATTCTTTGAGGATTCATATAGTTCCAGGAGCATTCCAAGGAACCATTAACCAAGAATCTGGCAAGGTAACCGATAAAATATTTTGGAGATTACAATCTTTGAACTTagattatgtatatatatatggcaaAGTGATTCTAACATCAATGGTGGGAATTGAACTTAAATTCTTGTGGTACAATATTTATTAACTGTGCCAAATTGATCTTGAATTCTAAGGCCAAGTTGTTTTCTACAAGGCTCCACCACTAATGGTGAAGACTGTTGACATCTGAAGAATCAAAAGGTGACATGCTGAgtggaagagagaagagattGGCTGGTTGGTGTGGCAACAGTTGATCCAATTGATGATTTCCTCTTGAATTCCTTCCTTGGCCTTCCAACTGAGTGCCTTGCTGACCTGAGTACTGTGATCTCCATTTCTGCCTCATCTTAAAGAAGAGATATACACCATATGAATAATCACATAGCATCATTGAATGTAAACTCTACTTACTACCTTGCCCCTAACAATGATATGGTAACCTCATTTGCTGAATGAACTTCTTCACCATCTTCACCATAAATTAGTGTAGAATGTTGTTGGTGTGAATAAAATGCCGGCAACCTTGGCCGAGGCAATGGTTTATCATCATCCAACATACGAACTACAGATGACATGTTAGGCCTATGTTCTGGCCTCTCTTGCACACATAACAGCCCTATCTGAATACATCTCAATACTTCATCTTCATTCACCGAATCACACAGTGATTCATCTACCAGCTCCAAAGTCCTCTCCTCATTCCATAGCTCCCATGCCTGAAAAGATgtcaaaattattattttctaattttggACCTATATGAGCTAAAATAATAGCTACTACTAACACAAAAACACTTACAAATCCCAGAAGGTTAAGACTTTGGTCTGGGACACAGAACTCTCTTGTCTTCCTCCCACTGACTACCTCAAGCACGATTACACCAAAGGCGAACACATCAGATTTCATTGAGAAAGATCCACGAACTGCATACTCGGGCGAAATATAACCACTGCATTGTTGCGTGTATCTCACATAAGAatcatgatacatgacagaaaAAATGTTACAGTTCTAAGTATGAACAATACTCTAGCCTACTTACTGAGTTCCCACCACTCTTCCAGTCTTGTCTTCAGTCTGATCACTTGCAAATGTCCTAGCAAGACCGAAGTCTGATATTTTTGCATTCATGCCTTCGTCAAGAAGAATATTACTAGTTTTTAGATCTCTATGAATGACTCTTAGCCTAGAGTCCTGATGCAGATAGACTAGGCCTCGAGCTGTGCCACTAATAATGTGAAAGCGCTTAGTCCAATCTAATAATTTTCTTCTAGCATCATCTATCATGTTGAGAAAGTAAAATGTTAAAATGATTATCTACTAGTTAGTACCTCAGAGAAAGAAGCATAAATTCAAGACAATTAAGAAATGAACCAAAAATAAAGTAGTCCAAACTCCTGTTGGGCATGAGCTCATAAATCAAAAGTTTCTCTTCTTGCTGAATGCAACAACCAAGAAGCTTTACGAGGTTGCGATGCTGAAGTTCTGCAATTAGCTGAACTTCCGTTTTGAACTCTTGCAGTCCTTGGTCGGAGTTCTTGCAAAGTCTCTTGACTGCAATCTCTGTCCCGTTTGCAAGTACACCCTGATGATGACAAAATAGTATGTGGAATACTGAAGTATATAATACCACAGTGAGCATGTCAAGTTATTTTAGTACCTTGTAAACTGGTCCATATCCTCCTCTTCCCAATTCATTACTGCTAGAAAATTGATCAGTAGCATAAACTATAGTTGATAAATCAAATGTTGGAAGGTCCGCGTCTTCCTTTTCCATTTTGCGAACATGTTGTTTCAACCAAAATATATCTAGCAAAATGAGTGATACGAGAGAGAAATTAATTTAAAGTTCTGGAGTTTAACAATGTTGATGTAAAGAACCACCAGCCTTTCAATATTGCAGAGTTATATTTCTTCCAAATATTGGTGTAGTAGTAGAATTCACATGTAGAATATTACGTATTCACCTGGATCCTCAAGTTTTTTTCTCCATAGAAATAATTTCAGTCCAAGTATTATGATCGTGATGAACAATATAGAGCCAACAATGATGCCTTCTAGCTTCCTCTTGCTGGAATAATTTTTCTTCTTATCATCTGAGATATCAAAATTTAAGAGCATTGTTCCTTAATTCGTTACATTATCTATTTTGAAATTATAATGCAGGTAATCAAATACAATAATACGTAACGGAGAAAAGCATACCTATTCGAATATAGAAGTCTTGTGTCCCTTGTCTAATGTCAATAAGATCATGGAACCAGATCAAACAACCGCTTCCTCCATCACGGATATCCAAATTGGAATATGCCGTACAAGAACAATTCTTCAGACAGAATTCCTTGCATTCCAGCAGGTTCATGGTCCTGTTATACCAAGAAGCAGACGTGTCCGGCAACACTATGCCGGTGACCTTCTTGAATCCATCTCTGCTGCAACTTAAAGGAGTGATCCTAACACAACCATCAGACCAATCAGATTCCTTCCATTTTGCAGGATATTTTGGTGCGAATCCTTCAAGGCATGAACAGACAGGAGTAGGAGTAGTACTGCAAATAGAATTTGCACCACACAGAGCATACTTGTCACATTCAGCCTCCGGTATAGAAATAAGGGTCTCCCAGCCTCTGGTTTGTATTGACCAATGCAAAACCTGAATACCACCCCAAGGGTACACTACACCTCTAATATATTTGGATGTATTTTCTGGTCTGAACCTAACAAACACCTCTTTTTCATTGAAAAcaaattgtgatgagaattggctaTAGCGCAAATAAAGTGTAGCTCCAGAAAACATTAGCCCATTCCATGGCCCTACTCTAATTGCTGTGGCATTTCCATTCATTAGAACTATTTGTGGATCGCCTCGAAGGTCTATTCTAAATGTGTAGTGTCCGCGGCCGGGATCATCTGTACTTTTTGAAGATGATAGAGTCCTCTCTAGACTTGTCCCAAGATCCCATCCCAGCTTCATTCCGGGCACGAATGTATCACAAGGATAATCAAAGCTCTGCCACAGAAAGTGGTCACCATTATGACCATCTTTGACAACAAGATTTCCTGATTCCAAGAGCTGTGCAATCGGATTCCGTTTGTCTCCTGCTTTGCTTGACATGTTGGAGGACCATACAAGGCTGCCGTTGGTGCTGCCATCAATAAGGACAACAAGTCCTTCGCCGGTGAGTTTTAGAACTCCGGAGGTGTTGTTGAGCGGTTTTTCTCTATTAGCCACCCAGACCACTACCTGAGGGGATATGTTATGGTACCAGATTCCTAAGTATCGGCCCTTTGAATTTCCAGGGCTGAAGAAGCCAAGTTCAAAGGTTCCTCCACTCGAAATTAATGTCTCTCCATCAGTGATGGATTGAACAGGAGTTATATTGTccagtgaagtagagtttcttAATATAAATGAGAATAGAATGGACCAAAACCATAGATCTTTCTTGTTTTGCATTATTTTTGTGATGTACAACTTGTAGAACTTTAATACAAGGAAAGATTTGATTTCCCTTTGTTGGTCTTTTAAACATTAAAACATTTTTATAAGTAAACAACAGGGAAACATGGTTGGACCTACTCACAAGTAAGAGGGGTCATTGCAGATTGATAATCTGATATTTGTAAAAGAATAAAACCGAAATCAATAAAAATCAGCTAATATGAATTTTGGACGTGTGATTTTTAGATTTCAGATTtataatctttttaattttcgaatgtACAAAACTTTTGTTACTAGAGTTATTTCTATTAGTTTGCTAACAAAATCGAATACTAATCATTTTTTTAAGATCCCGCTAGGGAGGCAATGGACTATTTTTACAATGTGTACAACATCTTTCCAAAAACTTAAACTGATTTTGGGATTCACCAAaaatcgaactcttgacctttcatATCTAGCgttctaataccatgtcatgataacactcatcccaaaagtttcAACTAATGAAAAAGGTAATACTAAttgttatatctctaatactccataaacctAATATTCTATTGGCTCCAAATACTttcctttttttaaatttcatttaatactagaataataaaagaaattaggGTTTAGCCATCTTGTATTTTTTGGACAGATATTTATGTTACTAACTAGAaaagtttttattaaaaaaatataaaattttagtttttcatTGCATTTATGATACATTtattaagataattttttttaaaaaatgttatttgtacaccaaaatcagccattaaaatcagccaccaatatatttgtgtataaatacatatgtaGTTTGAAgtagagagatgagagagagagagagaatagaGAGAGCTGGGGTGGGAAACACAGTGAGGGGTAGTTTTAGGAATCCGATCAAAGACCCTAGAGTTTGGAATCGAGAAGAGTATCATCGATTGGAGACGGAGTCCTTTTCGATCTTCTTGGATAACATTCCAGAAGACATTTCTAAAAGAGAACTGTTCGAATTGTTCAGCTGGACTGGACGCATAAACGACATATACCTATCTCGAAAACAAAAGAATGGTAGTTTGTACATCTTTGCGTTCGTAAGGTACACTACGAGGGGAGGAGCTTTGAAGGCCATAACAGAGATGAATCGTATGAGGTTGAGAGGTAAGGTTGTGTTTGTTGGTGAGGCAAGATACAGGAGAATGTCAATTGCTAATGGCACGAACAAGATACAGGCAGAAGGTATCATTCAAAAAGAAAGTGTCGGCCAGCCACAAAAGGAGCATAAGGATGATCCGGCCGTCCCAGCTAGCAGTTCTAAGAATGTgggaaaagataagaagatccTGGATCAACATGGGAATGGTTTAACAAAGAATCTAGAAGTGGCTGTGGCGAAAGAAAATTTGAACTGGTTGCAGAAAAGTCTAGTCGGTGGAACAACAACAGCCATAGACTTTAGGTCTTTACAAGATATGGTTGCTAAGAACTTTCCGTAGGTCACTCAGGTACGAGAATTGGGAGCTTATAAGGCACTGCTGACGTTCGACAATCTTTTGAATGCTGAAGAGACATACACGTTCAAAATGAATAGCCTTCTGAAATTTTTTCATAACGTATGGAGATGGGATGAATCAGAGAAAAGTGAATCTCGAAGAGTCTGGCTAGAGTGCTTCGGGGTCCCACTACATATTTGGACAGTGGATACATTCAAAAAGATCGGTGGCCAATGGGGAGAGGTGGTGGGGTGTGATAAAGGAACGGAATCGTGCGCCTCCTTTAGTGTCGGCCGCGTACTAATTGACACTTGTGTTATGGGTGTGATTAATGAATGGGTGCATATCACTGTCGGTACCAGTGGATTCGACGTCTTAGTAAAAGAGGTGGGACAAGAAGTTTACAGCTCGCAATATGCTTCGGAAAAAAGGACGGAGAAAGACATAGCTTGCATTCCCCAAAATAACGAAGCGTGTAGACTTCCTAAGGCTGGTGCTACAATGCCGGCTGTTTCTACAAGGTTGATAGACTACAAAGACCAGGCAGTGGCAGCAATTACAGAAAGGGTAGGACAGGAGGTTGAAGATGAGGATAGAGTGGTAATTTCAGAGGCAATTTTAAACGAATGGAATTATGACCACTTAAAACTCAATCAAATAATTCCGGTAACGAATCAGCAAATTTATGGTCATATTGATGGCGGGGCAGATTTTGTGGGATTGGAAGGTAATTATGAAACAGATT is a window encoding:
- the LOC130944278 gene encoding G-type lectin S-receptor-like serine/threonine-protein kinase At4g27290, with product MQNKKDLWFWSILFSFILRNSTSLDNITPVQSITDGETLISSGGTFELGFFSPGNSKGRYLGIWYHNISPQVVVWVANREKPLNNTSGVLKLTGEGLVVLIDGSTNGSLVWSSNMSSKAGDKRNPIAQLLESGNLVVKDGHNGDHFLWQSFDYPCDTFVPGMKLGWDLGTSLERTLSSSKSTDDPGRGHYTFRIDLRGDPQIVLMNGNATAIRVGPWNGLMFSGATLYLRYSQFSSQFVFNEKEVFVRFRPENTSKYIRGVVYPWGGIQVLHWSIQTRGWETLISIPEAECDKYALCGANSICSTTPTPVCSCLEGFAPKYPAKWKESDWSDGCVRITPLSCSRDGFKKVTGIVLPDTSASWYNRTMNLLECKEFCLKNCSCTAYSNLDIRDGGSGCLIWFHDLIDIRQGTQDFYIRIDDKKKNYSSKRKLEGIIVGSILFITIIILGLKLFLWRKKLEDPDIFWLKQHVRKMEKEDADLPTFDLSTIVYATDQFSSSNELGRGGYGPVYKGVLANGTEIAVKRLCKNSDQGLQEFKTEVQLIAELQHRNLVKLLGCCIQQEEKLLIYELMPNRSLDYFIFDDARRKLLDWTKRFHIISGTARGLVYLHQDSRLRVIHRDLKTSNILLDEGMNAKISDFGLARTFASDQTEDKTGRVVGTHGYISPEYAVRGSFSMKSDVFAFGVIVLEVVSGRKTREFCVPDQSLNLLGFAWELWNEERTLELVDESLCDSVNEDEVLRCIQIGLLCVQERPEHRPNMSSVVRMLDDDKPLPRPRLPAFYSHQQHSTLIYGEDGEEVHSANEVTISLLGAR
- the LOC130945964 gene encoding uncharacterized protein LOC130945964; this translates as MRERERIERAGVGNTVRGSFRNPIKDPRVWNREEYHRLETESFSIFLDNIPEDISKRELFELFSWTGRINDIYLSRKQKNGSLYIFAFVRYTTRGGALKAITEMNRMRLRGKVVFVGEARYRRMSIANGTNKIQAEGIIQKESVGQPQKEHKDDPAVPASSSKNVGKDKKILDQHGNGLTKNLEVAVAKENLNWLQKSLVGGTTTAIDFRSLQDMVAKNFP